CCTATTTATACTGCAAAATTGGAAAGTGATGCAGGAGTCAAATGGTCTGGTATCTTTTGATTGGGCCACGTTGGAAGAAATCCCAAATGGATAGAGAGATGTGGTGATAACGTAGGAGCACTATGGCCTGGATAGATTCTATGTGTTTTTCCATCTTTTCTTCAACTAGGGAAGAAGTGGTGTCAAATGTCAGTTGTATATTTGACTCTGATTTTTGATAGGATCCAGTTCCACTTTCAAGTTGGTTAAGGTAAGTAAATAATTCTCCAAATACAAGGATTAAAAGCTGTCTAATGAAAAGATTTCAGGCTTCTGACTTGGCTAATCAAATTCATTGGTCCTGCATTTGCCACCTTAAAGTGCACCTTGTTGTCCGGAGAAAAAGTGCAATTGCAGGATCTGCGTCTGCCTGCCCAACTTTTTCCATCTATGCGATAAACGAAAGATGGAATACTACAGAATGGGGCGCACTGTGGTGCAGCTAACGCGTGGAAGCATTTAATTAAATTGAATGCATTCCCCATTTcccactaaaattttttttaagatgtttctctttttgctttttaGTGCCCTATCTTGCTCATTATTAGCATTTATCTCTCAATTCAGTGCTTCCATTGAAACAATTATATGTGCTTGTATTATCAGCCATCATTATACTCTTTAATGTTCAGATTTCCTACCTAATCACCCATCTTGAATGGATACCATACCATCTTAGGAGTCGATTATGCTAAGTGACCAGTGATTAATATGCAGGTGGTGCCAAAAGCATAGGAATCGCGGCCTTCATGATACATGTTGATGCAAGGCGATCCGTTGATGTGTTATTATAGTACTCCCTCCGCCggttatagttttttttttcacgcAGTTGAAATCCTATTTTGAtggtctttatttttttttcacacagttttaaaaaaaagtagttaactttgttggaaaaataaattagattattatttttctaaaacatCCTTACATTAAATAGAATAcaactttatattaattattcatgataacttgaattgatggtcaaGAAAAAATCAATCCTTATACTCCAATTTTATACGGCACCAAATCAACTAGATGAACTGAACCGCACGGATCATCTAAATCTGCCAGTATAAAATTCAATCACGCTTCACTCTGCCTTTTTGCTGACAACTACACAAGTCAACTAAATTGGATTCAAGAACATGTCACCCTCAAGAACCAAGGTTCAAAGACACCCAAATGAACACCCCACATGCAGCTTCAGGACATTTACATGACCCCTGAAATAGCCAAGCAGAGTTAGACAATCTGAAGATTGTCATCACCAAGGGGCTTGCTGTATATCCTATTCCGGAATAGATACACCTTACCTAATTGCCAAGAGTAAGACTAACCTCCGGATTATGAAGATGACGGGGGGAAATTGCAGAGCCACAAATACCATGAAGACAAGTAAAGGCATGAATTAATGGCTCAACCCGCATCAAAAGTGTATTCTTCTAAATTTGAAAAGCCCAAAGAAATTCTGGAATTAGATATTGGAGAAGCAGATAATAACATCCCAAAGTTGCAGGTCTGTTATTAATCTAAAAGAATGTAGAGTCGTCCAGCTTCAGCTACAAGTTTGCCATGATATTACAGTCAAACCATCATACAGCAAATACCAAAATTGTCTTCACAACTATGCGCTTTCtttcatgtaaaatttaattCACATGTAACAGGCAACGATATTAAATCGCCATGAGTAAATACTCTGCGCGTCTCTCACTTCATCTTTGCCTCAGTGAAGAGAACATGGCGCTTCACACGAGGATCATACTTGCGAAACTCAAGCTTGGCCTGGGTATTCTGAAACCTCCTGCTCTTCCTAACCACATAGAAGAATCCAGTACCAGCTGCAGAGACAAGCCTCACTAGAATTGAACCTGCCTTCTTCTTGTCACCCATTTGGTACAAGCTAAAATAAGAAACAAAGCAAACATCAAACTCTGTCAAACAGTACCCATAACAGAACCCCATCCAATTAAAAACCCAGAAAACAAACGTCCATATTACAATTATGTCATCATTCATGGAAGACAAACCcttttttagcattttaaagTAAAAGGCAGATTATAACCAGACCAGAGAACAAAAGTTGCAGTTAGAAATGGCATACCAAAATTAACAAGGATATTGATAATAATCGGATGAATCCAAAACGTAACCCCTGTCACCTATGAATTCTATCAACGCAAGGAAATCTCACATAAAAATCCAGGCCAGCAACCTCCTATGCACAAAGACACCTTTAGATTCAGAAAATGGAGATCGCTTGGTAAAGAGAAAATCGACATGCATAAGCCCTTAAAGTACAGAAGCCTTGTGCAATCCGGTCTGTTGAGCTTGAACGTTACTAATCATCATTGCAATCTTTCAACAGAAACAACATAACCAAACCATGCTAGCACATTTCACAGTTCCACAGCGAGAACACAGGTATGCAGACAAAACGATATTTATGAGACTCTGAACGTatttctaaaaaatttcaggttacTAACTAAATTTCAAAAACTCAATTGTTTCACCAGAATTTTTAGCATCAATCACACAGCTTTACGAGAAATGTTGTGGGTTTTTCTAACTTAGACATCTAACAAGTATCGTAACAGTTTATTCCCTTAACCGCAATTCCAACAGCATTCTTTTAGTCCTAAAGTTTCTCCTTCCTGAGAAAAGCCAAATAATAAAGAGCAtaataaactttttttttcttttttacaccAGACACAAAATCTTCCCGTTATTTTCAGAAAAGCTTTCTGCTTTGTAAATGGGTTTCAATACTTCTATAAACTCTGCTTTTAGATTTGGACACAGAACCCTTTGAATTCTATTGCTCATAAAAGAATATTCAAGAATCCAAACATTTGCATAGATATAAATACAGAAACAGCAATAAACACTTCAACGAAAATTGACATTTATGCTGAGATTATAAAGATCATTCGATGAAGAAAACAACTTTTATATGCAACAAAATACTCGAAATTAATcatgaaaaactaaaagaaCTCACTGCAAAAATACGTTCTTTCTTCCCCCACCACCGTGCCTTCTTTACTTCCAGTATTGAATTCAGCAAGTTTGGAACCCTTATAAAACCGCTCGATGGCATATTTCTCGGAAAGACAAAAGTACCCCTAACAACAGACTTATTGCCATAGTAAGATAAGTGCGCATTTTAGCACAGCCAAAGCGCATTTCTTCTTCTCACTTCTCACTTCACTGCTTGCCCTAAAATTCTGAAGTTAAAAAATTCGATCTTTGGACAATTTCAGCTTGAACCCACATTTGAGGAAAGGGTAAAAGGTGCAAATTTCCTTTTAATTTCCATCTCCAAACCATAAATGCCAATTCTTTTAGTGTACCatattcttttccatttttttaaattgttgcATGTAGGTTTTTCATTTCCAAGAACAAAAATTTGTTTCAATCATAAGAAAAAGTGACTAAAATCTTTACtgggtttctttcttttatcgGTTTCCTTGTTTCGGTTTGATGAAAAAGCATTTGGAGAATGGGTAGTACGGTGGATGCAGCAGGAAATCCGATCCCCACATCGGCAGTTTTGATGGCAGCTTCAAAGCACATAGCAACAAGGTGCCGTGATGCGAATGTGGCGTTTTTGAAGTGCAAGAAGGATGATCCGAACCCCGAAAAATGCCTTGACAAAGGCCATCAAGTCACCCGCTGTGTTCTTAGCCTGTAAGCTAGAAACTTGAGTATTTGGTTCTGTTTATGGATGGTTAATTTGTTTTCATATTTCAGCAATACttgattagttaattaatt
This Coffea arabica cultivar ET-39 chromosome 3e, Coffea Arabica ET-39 HiFi, whole genome shotgun sequence DNA region includes the following protein-coding sequences:
- the LOC113738156 gene encoding uncharacterized protein, which gives rise to MGDKKKAGSILVRLVSAAGTGFFYVVRKSRRFQNTQAKLEFRKYDPRVKRHVLFTEAKMK
- the LOC113738155 gene encoding NADH dehydrogenase [ubiquinone] 1 alpha subcomplex subunit 8-B-like; its protein translation is MGSTVDAAGNPIPTSAVLMAASKHIATRCRDANVAFLKCKKDDPNPEKCLDKGHQVTRCVLSLLKDLHQRCTKEMDAYAGCMYYHTNEFELCRKEQKEFEKACPL